In Streptomyces ambofaciens ATCC 23877, a single genomic region encodes these proteins:
- a CDS encoding SCO5918 family protein: MRCVIARFPFDLTKNGVLESMKGIKPEPVTGESVIIGRRHYPVKQVGQVITRQDRRDFSAGEVLRAMARLGFTCRTVPEAAPVRVQSAFQRASAMLGTPLPV, translated from the coding sequence ATGCGCTGTGTCATCGCCCGCTTCCCGTTCGACCTGACCAAGAACGGCGTGCTGGAATCGATGAAGGGCATCAAACCCGAGCCGGTCACCGGCGAGTCCGTGATCATCGGGCGACGCCACTACCCCGTCAAGCAGGTCGGCCAGGTCATCACCCGCCAGGACCGCCGCGACTTCAGCGCCGGAGAGGTGCTGAGAGCCATGGCCCGGCTCGGGTTCACCTGCCGCACCGTCCCCGAGGCCGCACCCGTCCGCGTGCAGAGCGCGTTCCAGCGGGCTTCCGCGATGCTCGGCACTCCCCTGCCCGTCTGA
- a CDS encoding helix-turn-helix domain-containing protein has translation MSAQDDGSGVDEVATFAALLRALKERTDRSYGSLARRLGMNTSTLHRYCAGDAVPLDFAPVERFAALCGATAEQRLELHRRWLLAVAVRSRPRRAGAAGSAPKAAAATETETAVNAAADGPDTAVEGSTGPDTAGPKGDGGPLAAPDTHGGPVVAPATTAMTAGGHPAGGRPVGEADPVPGVPAPPRRAWYRRRRPVAGLACVCAVLATLGALSALPDGRRASADGPARADAGPSTSGPAPSGRAQARVPERRGASPGPSGTPASERPSGSATPKEKPGTSRPPGATSVAPRGEESAGLPLAWSVDSQAWELGCGHDYVIAKPPGQVPPPPAPQDAAPWAATQSAVHGGETLVRLSVQGRSDTAVVLEALRVRVVGRTAPAEGNAYAMDQGCGGAVTPRYFDVDLDKDRPIARAVAGNDTGTPIPAVRMPYRVSAKDPEVLLVTAKTSSCDCRWYLELDWSSQGRRGTVRIDDDGRPFRTSAIAGLPRYLYDTLERRWGPYS, from the coding sequence GTGTCGGCACAGGACGACGGCAGCGGCGTCGACGAGGTGGCCACGTTCGCGGCGCTGCTGCGGGCGCTGAAGGAGCGCACGGACCGCAGTTACGGCTCGCTGGCCCGCCGTCTGGGCATGAACACCTCGACACTGCACCGCTACTGCGCGGGTGACGCGGTGCCGCTCGACTTCGCTCCCGTGGAACGCTTCGCGGCCCTGTGCGGGGCGACCGCGGAGCAGCGTCTGGAACTTCACCGCCGTTGGCTGCTGGCCGTGGCGGTCCGCAGCCGGCCTCGTAGAGCGGGGGCGGCGGGGAGTGCGCCCAAGGCCGCGGCGGCGACGGAGACGGAGACGGCCGTGAACGCCGCGGCGGACGGACCGGACACCGCGGTGGAGGGCAGCACCGGGCCGGACACGGCAGGACCGAAGGGCGACGGCGGCCCGTTGGCCGCCCCGGACACCCACGGCGGCCCGGTCGTCGCCCCGGCGACGACGGCGATGACGGCCGGCGGCCATCCGGCCGGCGGCCGTCCGGTCGGCGAGGCGGACCCTGTGCCCGGTGTGCCCGCGCCGCCGCGCCGGGCCTGGTACCGCCGTAGACGTCCGGTGGCCGGGCTGGCCTGCGTCTGTGCCGTGCTCGCGACGCTCGGGGCCCTGTCCGCGCTGCCCGACGGGCGGCGGGCGTCCGCCGACGGTCCGGCCCGGGCCGATGCCGGTCCCAGCACGTCCGGTCCGGCGCCCTCCGGCAGGGCGCAGGCCCGTGTGCCTGAGCGACGGGGCGCCTCGCCCGGCCCGAGCGGCACCCCCGCCTCCGAGCGGCCGTCGGGCTCCGCCACCCCCAAGGAGAAGCCGGGCACCTCTCGGCCGCCCGGTGCGACCTCCGTTGCGCCCCGCGGCGAGGAGTCCGCCGGGCTGCCGCTCGCCTGGTCCGTCGACTCCCAGGCCTGGGAGCTCGGCTGCGGTCACGACTACGTCATCGCCAAGCCGCCGGGCCAGGTCCCCCCGCCCCCCGCCCCGCAGGACGCGGCGCCCTGGGCGGCGACGCAGAGCGCGGTGCACGGCGGCGAGACGCTCGTGCGGCTGTCGGTGCAGGGGCGCAGCGACACGGCCGTCGTGCTGGAGGCGCTGCGCGTGCGCGTGGTCGGCCGTACGGCACCGGCCGAGGGCAACGCCTACGCCATGGACCAGGGTTGTGGCGGCGCGGTCACTCCGCGGTACTTCGACGTGGACCTGGACAAGGACCGACCCATCGCCCGCGCGGTCGCCGGAAACGACACCGGCACGCCGATCCCGGCCGTGCGGATGCCCTACCGCGTCTCGGCCAAGGACCCCGAGGTGCTGCTGGTCACGGCCAAGACCAGCTCGTGCGACTGCCGCTGGTACCTGGAGCTGGACTGGTCCTCCCAGGGCCGCCGGGGCACCGTGCGCATCGACGACGACGGCCGCCCGTTCCGCACCAGCGCCATCGCCGGTCTGCCCCGGTACCTGTACGACACCCTGGAACGCCGGTGGGGGCCCTACAGCTGA
- the uppS gene encoding polyprenyl diphosphate synthase has translation MRGVPRHVACVMDGNGRWAQRRSLPRTDGHRAAETTVIDTIEAARAAGVEWLSLYAFSTENWNRPGPEVAFLMRLVRRVVRKHAPLLLARGIRCRFLGAADPRIPRELARDFEDLTTLTAGNRGMTLTVAFDHGGRRDIVEAARSLIRGGTAAEEVTEQLFADHLPFPDTPDVDLVIRTSGEQRISNFMLWQVAYAEWVFPEVLWPDFRASDFLACLHTYRCRDRRFGGVPAATNGDRS, from the coding sequence GTGCGCGGGGTGCCGCGGCACGTGGCCTGCGTGATGGACGGCAACGGCCGCTGGGCGCAGCGGCGTTCGCTTCCCCGCACCGACGGGCACCGAGCCGCGGAGACCACGGTCATCGACACCATCGAGGCGGCCCGGGCCGCCGGAGTCGAGTGGCTGAGCCTGTATGCCTTCTCCACCGAGAACTGGAACCGTCCCGGCCCTGAGGTCGCGTTCCTGATGCGTCTGGTGCGCCGGGTCGTGCGCAAGCATGCGCCGTTGCTGCTGGCCCGTGGCATCCGCTGCCGTTTCCTGGGGGCCGCCGACCCGCGCATCCCCCGCGAACTGGCCCGGGACTTCGAGGACCTGACGACGCTGACCGCCGGCAATCGGGGGATGACGCTGACCGTCGCCTTCGACCATGGGGGGCGCCGCGACATCGTGGAGGCCGCACGGTCGCTGATCCGCGGCGGGACGGCCGCCGAGGAGGTGACCGAGCAGCTGTTCGCGGACCACCTGCCCTTCCCCGACACCCCCGACGTGGATCTGGTCATCCGCACCTCCGGCGAGCAGCGCATCTCCAACTTCATGCTCTGGCAGGTCGCCTACGCCGAGTGGGTCTTCCCCGAGGTGCTCTGGCCGGACTTCCGGGCCTCGGACTTCCTCGCCTGCCTGCATACCTACCGGTGCCGTGACCGCCGCTTCGGCGGCGTGCCGGCCGCGACGAACGGAGACCGTTCCTGA
- a CDS encoding oxygenase MpaB family protein, whose translation MSDTTTATGEVPLFGPESQFGSFFDDPRWALAMIRATVLEAAHPQIGAALVDNSTFVAHPWRRLRNTFLSMRRMFGADASVREREAARLNRLHARMSGSDSRGRAYDAMDRSARAWVVATLFESAVTMCRLSGQPLGQDTMERMYAEYRAFLAALDGDATALPEELGDFWRYFDEVVENELENTEAARVILYRLFDHLPAPALLDGAPALWAAGRTVAGPLLGAITVASLPEPYRRRAGLPEMPGAAALMQGAYLATGLARFLPQGWINAESIIEVLSLSPDSDDPRARTVTALRSRMRRAAALLRLLSPLSDDPGPEPGPAASVPGSEEGRRSAEDFFRKVLDQTGDGHLDWPDLAAMARELATRLDLDEPEETRLYDAFAAWWRELQAALDTDGDGRVSAGEYAAAVPSLAGPALIRAAEVLFDVTDKDGSGTIDADEYRALFRTAFHRDLATTDGTCSRSAFVGDFLSFMSGRRTSTPYDPLLADA comes from the coding sequence ATGAGCGACACCACGACAGCGACCGGCGAGGTACCCCTGTTCGGGCCGGAATCCCAGTTCGGTTCCTTCTTCGACGACCCGCGCTGGGCCCTGGCCATGATCCGCGCCACTGTGCTGGAGGCCGCGCACCCGCAGATCGGCGCCGCCCTCGTCGACAACTCCACCTTCGTCGCCCACCCCTGGCGCCGGCTGCGCAACACCTTCCTGAGCATGCGGCGGATGTTCGGCGCGGACGCGTCGGTCCGTGAACGGGAGGCCGCCCGGCTCAACCGGCTGCACGCCCGGATGAGCGGCTCCGACTCCCGCGGCCGCGCCTACGACGCGATGGACCGGTCCGCCCGGGCCTGGGTGGTCGCCACGCTCTTCGAGAGCGCGGTCACCATGTGCCGGCTAAGCGGCCAGCCGCTCGGCCAGGACACGATGGAGCGGATGTACGCCGAGTACCGCGCCTTCCTCGCCGCGCTCGACGGCGACGCCACCGCGCTTCCTGAGGAACTGGGCGACTTCTGGCGGTACTTCGACGAGGTCGTCGAGAACGAGCTGGAGAACACCGAAGCGGCCCGCGTCATCCTCTACCGGCTCTTCGACCACCTGCCCGCCCCGGCGCTGCTGGACGGTGCACCGGCCCTGTGGGCGGCCGGCCGCACCGTCGCCGGTCCGCTGCTGGGGGCGATCACCGTCGCCTCGCTTCCCGAGCCGTACCGGCGCCGGGCCGGTCTGCCGGAGATGCCCGGCGCCGCGGCCCTCATGCAGGGGGCCTACCTGGCCACCGGGCTCGCCCGCTTCCTGCCACAGGGCTGGATCAACGCCGAGAGCATCATCGAGGTCCTCTCCCTCTCTCCCGACAGCGACGACCCCCGCGCCCGGACCGTGACCGCGCTGCGCTCCCGTATGCGGCGCGCGGCGGCCCTGCTCCGTCTCCTGTCGCCGCTGAGCGACGACCCCGGCCCCGAGCCGGGCCCGGCAGCCTCCGTTCCGGGCTCGGAAGAGGGCCGGCGTTCGGCGGAGGACTTCTTCCGTAAGGTGCTGGACCAGACGGGCGACGGCCACCTCGACTGGCCGGACCTCGCCGCCATGGCCCGCGAACTGGCCACCCGCCTCGACCTGGACGAGCCCGAGGAGACCCGTCTCTACGACGCCTTCGCCGCCTGGTGGCGCGAGCTGCAGGCCGCCCTCGACACGGACGGCGACGGCCGCGTCAGCGCCGGCGAGTACGCCGCCGCCGTCCCCTCACTCGCCGGGCCGGCCCTCATCCGCGCCGCCGAGGTCCTCTTCGACGTCACCGACAAGGACGGCAGCGGAACCATCGACGCCGACGAGTACCGGGCCCTCTTCCGCACCGCCTTCCACCGCGACCTGGCCACCACCGACGGCACCTGCAGCCGCAGCGCCTTC